The Lysinibacillus timonensis nucleotide sequence CTATACAAAAATGATAGTAACAATGCATACACTACCGCTATAGCGGATCCTTCCGTTGCAGTAAAGACGCCACCAATTATTCCACCGATGACGATAACGATTAATAATAAACTTGGAATTGCATCTATGAAAACCTTTAAAGCTACTCCAAATGGAACTCTTTCATTTCCTTTATAACCCTTACGTTTCGCAATAATGAAGGCTGTAATCATACAAGCAATTCCCCATAAAACCCCTGGTATGTATCCTGCCATGAATAGTGCTGCAATAGATGTTCCACCACTAACTAGAGAGAAAACGATTAGAGTATTACTTGGTGGAATTAGCATACCTGTTGGTGCAGATGCAATATTAACTGCCGAACTAAATGCTCGGTCATAACCTTCCTTTTCTTGCATTGGGCCCATTGTTGAGCCTACTGCAGCTGCGGCAGCAACAGCAGATCCTGAAATGGAACCGAACAACATATTGGCTAAAACATTTGTTTGAGCCAATGATCCTGGCATACGTCCTACTACAACTTTTGCACAGTTTACTAGTCGTAGGGCGATTCCACCGTTATTCATAATGACTCCTGCTAAAATAAAGAAAGGAATCGCTAACAACGTAAATGAGTTGATTCCTGTAAACATTCGTTGTGCAGAAGTTTGAAGAGCATTCGCAGGATCTAATATAGAAAACATAGCCAGCATTGAAGCTATTCCTACGCTTATACCAATTGGTGCTCCAATTATTAGAAAAAATGCTACTGCTGCAAATAAAATTAACCCTGCTATCCCTGCAGACATCATCGTTTCACCTACTCCTCTCGTGTCATTCTACAACTTCTAATGGTTTTTTATTTTTCAAAATACTATAAATATTGTAAATGCAGTAGAAAATAATAAATATTCCACTGACTGGCATTGCTGCATATAAATAACCAACTGGTATTTGCAATGCAGCGGACATTTGTGTCCATGCTAATTTTGTAATCGCTAAACCACCAGAAAGTAAGACTAGAGCGGAGAAGATAATAACACTTAATTCTATAAATATTTGTACTAATAATTTAAATTTGGTAGGAAATTTCTCTTGAATAAATTCAATTCGCATATGCCCATATTCACCAAATACAAATGCTGAACCAAACAGTACTAACCAGACAAAACAGTATTTTGCTAATTCTTCTGAAAATGCACTTGGATCGTTAAGCACAAATCGTGTGAATACTTGCCACGTTACAAGGAGAACTAATGCGCCGAATAATACGACGCATGTAGTAGACAAAACTTTATCAAGTACTTTTTTTAATATCTCCATATGAAGTCACCACCAATTATTTCGCTGCCTCACGAACTTTCTCATATAATTGTTTAGCATTTTCTGATGTTAATTTTTCTTGTACAACTGATTCTGTTGCTTTTCGGAATAATTCAATATCTACATCATTGAATTTAGCTCCTGCTGCTTCTGCATCAGCAATTGCTTTTTGTACATCTTCATCCCACATTTCAACTTCACGATCAATTGCAACTAAAAGTTCTTCTTTAAAGATCTGTTGGTGTTCTTCACTCATACCATCAAATAATTGTGAATTAATAAGTAAATAATCTGGGAACATTAAGTGTTTTGTATAAGAATAGTAAGGTGCAATTTCAGCATGTTTTAGGTTTGCGTAAATTAGTTCGTTATTTTCGCCACCCTCAATAACGCCTGATTGAATGGCAGTATATACTTCACCTTGACCCATTGGTGTACCTGTTCCACCCATTTGTTCCATCATTTTAATATTTGTATCTGATTCGATAATACGAATTTTTAACCCATTTAAATCTTCTGGTGTATTAATCGGTTTTTCACTGTTATAGACATTACGTACACCTGAGTGGAATGCTCCTGCTACAAAAATCCCTTGATCTTTTAAAGAAGAATAAAGATCTCCTACAACTGCTTGATCATTTAATACTGACATTTGGTGTTCTGCAGATTCAAATACATATGGTAAGTTAAACACAGCAAAATCTTCATTGAAGTTTTCTAACAAACTACCTGCAACGATTGACATTGCAATTGTTCCTGTTTGTACTTGTTCAATTGTTTCGCGCTGTGCCCCTAATAGTTCATTTGGGAAAATTTCAATTTCATATGCTCCATTTGTACGTTCTTTTAATTTTTCACCAAATTCTACCATCGCTTTATACTGTGGGTGATTTTCTGGTTGGTTAAAAGCTACTTTTAACACTTGTGTTTGACCATTTGATGCTCCACCTTCACTACTACCACCGCATGCTACTAACATAGTACAAACGATTGCCATAACCCCTAAAAACATAAACTGTTTAAAAAACTTTTTCATTTTAGTCCCCCCAATTTGTGTGTGAATTAAATTTTATTAACAGGATAATGAAGTTGTTCTTTCTTCACATATCTCACTGCTTCTTCTGCAACTTTTCGTTTTAATTCTTGAGCGGCTTGTTCTGAATACCAAGCCATATGTGGTGTGCAAATAAATTGTTCTAGAGTCAATAATGGTGAGTCTTGAGTTATTGGCTCCTTTACAGAGACATCTAATGCAGCACCTGCTAATTTGTTTGAAGCTAAAGCGTTATATAAAGCATCCTCATCAACAATGCCACCTCTTGAAACATTAATTAAGTAACTTGTTGATTTCATTTGATTAAAAACGCTTTCATTAAATAGATTACTAGCTTGATCTGACGGACAGTGAATCGATATAATATCGGATTGCGTCACTAGTTGCTCAAAATCTACAAAATTAATAAATGACAAACTTGAATCATAATGTTTGTTTTTTGGTGAGATATCATAGGCAATAACTTTACATCCAAGCGCATGTACTTTCTTTGCAAACTCTGAGCCTATACGTCCTACCCCTACAATCCCTACAGTTTGTTCGCTATGGCGAAATATAGGGATACTCGCTTGGTAATCCCATTTACCTTCTTTTACTAAGCGGTTCATCAGTGGGATTTTTCTTGTAAGCGCTAGCATTAAGGCTAAAGCATGATCTGCAACTTCGTGTGTACCATAATCAGGTACATTACAAACTTGGACACCATATTTTGTTGCGGCAGTTAAATCGATATTATTAACCCCTACACCATAACGAATTATTAGTTTCAAATTTGGCAATTGTGAGAAAACTCTTTCCGTAAATGGTGCATATTGATTTAAAATTACATTCGCATCGTGACAATTTTTGATTAAATCGTCTTCGGATTTATTTTGTTGTAATTCTATTAAAATATTATTCTGGTTAAATATCGATTGCTCTATATCAATATTTGCATGGTCACAATCAGAAATAATGACTTTCATTTGTTATCACCATTTTCAGTTTATTTCAAATCCTTCATTGCAACATGGTCCATATCATCAAAGTCTAAATTCTCTCCACACATTCCCCAAATAAACGTATAGTTTTTAGTTCCTATTCCAGAGTGAATTGACCAGCTAGGTGAAAGTACTGCTTGTTCATTAGCTACGACAATATGACGAGTTTCTTGTGGTTGGCCCATTAAGTGGAATACTCGTGTATCTTCTTCCATATCAAAATAGAAATATACTTCCATACGTCTTTCATGAGTATGACAAGGCATTGTATTCCAACCACTGCCTTCTTCTAAAAGAGTCATCCCCATACTTAGTTGACAAGTTTCCAATACATCAGGGTGAATATATTGATTAATCACTCGTTTATTCATATTACTTTCAGCACCCATAGGGCGTTTAATAGCTTTTTCTTGGTCTATTTTTACTGTTGGATATTTTTTATGTGCAGGACAGCAATTAATATAGAATTTAGCTGGATTACTAGAATCAATCGATTCAAAGTATAAATCTTCTGTCCCTCTTCCTATATATAGCGCCTCTTTATAATCTATGTCGTAAACATCACCGTCACAGAAAATTCGTCCTGGACCACCAACATTAATG carries:
- a CDS encoding TRAP transporter large permease, whose protein sequence is MMSAGIAGLILFAAVAFFLIIGAPIGISVGIASMLAMFSILDPANALQTSAQRMFTGINSFTLLAIPFFILAGVIMNNGGIALRLVNCAKVVVGRMPGSLAQTNVLANMLFGSISGSAVAAAAAVGSTMGPMQEKEGYDRAFSSAVNIASAPTGMLIPPSNTLIVFSLVSGGTSIAALFMAGYIPGVLWGIACMITAFIIAKRKGYKGNERVPFGVALKVFIDAIPSLLLIVIVIGGIIGGVFTATEGSAIAVVYALLLSFLYRTIKVKDLPRILIESTRTTAIVIFLIGVSTIMSWVMSFTGIPKLIADTLLALTDNFIIILIIMNIILLIVGTFMDPTPAILIFTPIFLPIVLQFGMDPVHFGIMVVFNLSIGTITPPVGPVLFVGARIAKLKIEQVIRPLIPFFAVTVVVLLLVTYVPELSLWLPKVLGLIK
- a CDS encoding TRAP transporter small permease, whose translation is MEILKKVLDKVLSTTCVVLFGALVLLVTWQVFTRFVLNDPSAFSEELAKYCFVWLVLFGSAFVFGEYGHMRIEFIQEKFPTKFKLLVQIFIELSVIIFSALVLLSGGLAITKLAWTQMSAALQIPVGYLYAAMPVSGIFIIFYCIYNIYSILKNKKPLEVVE
- a CDS encoding TRAP transporter substrate-binding protein, with translation MKKFFKQFMFLGVMAIVCTMLVACGGSSEGGASNGQTQVLKVAFNQPENHPQYKAMVEFGEKLKERTNGAYEIEIFPNELLGAQRETIEQVQTGTIAMSIVAGSLLENFNEDFAVFNLPYVFESAEHQMSVLNDQAVVGDLYSSLKDQGIFVAGAFHSGVRNVYNSEKPINTPEDLNGLKIRIIESDTNIKMMEQMGGTGTPMGQGEVYTAIQSGVIEGGENNELIYANLKHAEIAPYYSYTKHLMFPDYLLINSQLFDGMSEEHQQIFKEELLVAIDREVEMWDEDVQKAIADAEAAGAKFNDVDIELFRKATESVVQEKLTSENAKQLYEKVREAAK
- a CDS encoding C-terminal binding protein, which codes for MKVIISDCDHANIDIEQSIFNQNNILIELQQNKSEDDLIKNCHDANVILNQYAPFTERVFSQLPNLKLIIRYGVGVNNIDLTAATKYGVQVCNVPDYGTHEVADHALALMLALTRKIPLMNRLVKEGKWDYQASIPIFRHSEQTVGIVGVGRIGSEFAKKVHALGCKVIAYDISPKNKHYDSSLSFINFVDFEQLVTQSDIISIHCPSDQASNLFNESVFNQMKSTSYLINVSRGGIVDEDALYNALASNKLAGAALDVSVKEPITQDSPLLTLEQFICTPHMAWYSEQAAQELKRKVAEEAVRYVKKEQLHYPVNKI
- the kduI gene encoding 5-dehydro-4-deoxy-D-glucuronate isomerase; translated protein: MKIIYAHHPEDVKHYTTEKLREQFLMEKLFVENEATLSYSHVDRIIYGGIYPIDHKVTLDAGKELAAKYFLERREMGVINVGGPGRIFCDGDVYDIDYKEALYIGRGTEDLYFESIDSSNPAKFYINCCPAHKKYPTVKIDQEKAIKRPMGAESNMNKRVINQYIHPDVLETCQLSMGMTLLEEGSGWNTMPCHTHERRMEVYFYFDMEEDTRVFHLMGQPQETRHIVVANEQAVLSPSWSIHSGIGTKNYTFIWGMCGENLDFDDMDHVAMKDLK